Below is a genomic region from Gracilimonas sp..
GTTGTTCTGCATCACCTTTAGCGGGAGGGATGATGACAATTTGAGACAGAGCAACCTGCTCAGGGATGGTTGGAAGAGAATCTTTAGGAATGCTTTCGAAAAACTCATTTACCTCCGGCCGGGTTATTGAAATAGACTGCATTTTTTGTTGCTGAACCTTACTGGTAATCATCTGTTCCCTGAAATCAGATCGAAAGTCGGCCTTTAGCTGTAGCAAAGATTTTCCAAATGCTTGTTCAAGAGCTTGTTCACTTCCTGCTTGTCCTATAAGCTGCTGAATTCGCTGGTCCATTCTAAGTTCTACTTCTTCTTCAGACACTGTAATAGAGTCAATCTGGGCTTTTTCAAGAAGTACATAATTATCAATAGCTGACTCTAGAAAGTTAAACCATAGTTCGCGGCTGAATTGAACGGGTTGTCCCTGTTGTTGAACTCTGGACTGACGTATGTAGTCAGCGACACTTTGGTCGATTTCAGACTTTAGAATAATATTATCATTTACATGAGCGACAATCTGATCTGCAAGCTGACGCTGCTGAGCCTGAGTATTAAATGTGAAAATTAAAGCTAGAAAAAGAAGGGGTATAAAAACGTATTTATTCTTCATTGATTAATTTGGTTCAGTGAAACAGTAGAGTCGTCCACTGCTGTATTCGTTTCGTTTATAACGCTATGAATTTTAATTTCATTATTTGCCTGTCCCTGAAGATAAAGATTCTTTACATATGTGTTGAACGCTCTTTTTCGTTTCTCCAAAGTCAGCCATTCTTTGATCTGGCCGATTAACCAATCTAAATCGGGGTGATCGCCCTGGGGGCGCTCATCTAATAATTGCACAAAATGATATTCACTCCCAGATCGATAGGTGGGAGATATTTCTGAAGGGCCAATGATATTTAAATACCGGTTTAGCATAGTAATATCGCCACCAGCAATGGAAATAGGCCAGAAACGTTCGGATTCTCTGATCTTCAGGTCTGCATGTTTTGAGTATTGTTTAGCTACGGTTTCCCACTCAATTCCTCGCATAAGGTCTCTTTTTGCCTGTTCTGCACCGTTGTTGCTGCTCGCTATTAGATGGCGATAGCGTACATATCGTTCGTCAAGTGTAAACTTATCCTTATTCTGCTGGTAATAATTTCGGGCTTCTTGTTCGCTGACATCTATATCACCTTCAAATTCAGTGATGATGTAATCCTGAACAGCCTGAAGAATGTATTCTTCACGAATT
It encodes:
- a CDS encoding peptidyl-prolyl cis-trans isomerase; the encoded protein is MAIPRSWYILLLSTLLLLISSCQKDNSTQPVILAEVGSQQLTKAAAKAEIPTHIFQSDSTSAYLNYRDNWVRRQVILQEAERLNFTQRKGVQEKLQRIREEYILQAVQDYIITEFEGDIDVSEQEARNYYQQNKDKFTLDERYVRYRHLIASSNNGAEQAKRDLMRGIEWETVAKQYSKHADLKIRESERFWPISIAGGDITMLNRYLNIIGPSEISPTYRSGSEYHFVQLLDERPQGDHPDLDWLIGQIKEWLTLEKRKRAFNTYVKNLYLQGQANNEIKIHSVINETNTAVDDSTVSLNQINQ